A single window of Desulfovibrio sp. G11 DNA harbors:
- a CDS encoding NAD(P)H-dependent amine dehydrogenase family protein: MSRLRIAQYGCGKMSRYSMRYVYEKGAEIVAAFDMNPAVIGRDIGSIMGCENKGVIVQDASQAEKVLAQVKPDACLITTMSLIRDVRGALMACARSGVNAITICEEAIFPANSSPAITRELDEAAQKTGCTICGTGYQDVFWGNLIATLAGAMHTIKKIRGKSSYNVEDYGIALAKAHGAGLDLAAFEKEIAAADNIPEAERAALIEKGDFLPSYMWNVNGWLAARLGLTVKSQVQKCVPMTHSAELKSETLGMTIPAGHATGMSAVVTTETHEGITIESECIGKVYAPDEVDCNDWTLVGEPDTQVVITRPSTVELTCATLVNRIPDLINAAPGYVTTDQMPVNSYRVKPLDYYVKK; this comes from the coding sequence ATGAGCAGGCTTCGGATCGCCCAGTACGGTTGCGGAAAAATGTCACGATATTCAATGCGTTATGTATACGAAAAAGGCGCCGAGATTGTCGCCGCTTTTGATATGAATCCTGCGGTGATCGGCCGTGATATCGGCTCCATCATGGGGTGCGAAAACAAGGGCGTTATTGTTCAGGACGCATCCCAGGCAGAAAAGGTGCTGGCCCAGGTCAAGCCCGATGCCTGCCTCATCACCACCATGAGCCTTATCCGCGATGTCAGGGGCGCGCTTATGGCCTGCGCCCGTAGCGGCGTCAACGCCATCACCATCTGCGAAGAGGCCATCTTTCCCGCCAATTCTTCACCGGCCATTACCCGCGAGCTGGACGAAGCCGCCCAAAAGACCGGCTGCACCATATGCGGCACGGGCTACCAGGACGTCTTCTGGGGAAACCTTATCGCCACGTTGGCCGGAGCCATGCACACCATTAAAAAAATCCGCGGCAAATCCAGCTATAATGTGGAAGATTACGGCATTGCCCTTGCCAAGGCGCATGGGGCAGGGCTGGACCTTGCCGCCTTTGAAAAAGAGATCGCTGCGGCCGACAATATCCCGGAAGCCGAACGTGCCGCCCTTATTGAAAAAGGCGATTTCCTGCCTTCCTATATGTGGAACGTCAACGGCTGGCTGGCGGCGCGCCTGGGCCTTACGGTAAAAAGCCAGGTACAGAAATGCGTACCCATGACCCACTCCGCCGAACTGAAATCCGAAACCCTGGGCATGACTATTCCTGCCGGACACGCCACGGGCATGTCGGCCGTTGTCACCACCGAAACACATGAAGGCATCACCATTGAAAGCGAATGCATAGGCAAGGTCTATGCTCCCGATGAGGTGGACTGCAACGACTGGACCCTTGTGGGCGAGCCGGACACCCAGGTGGTCATCACCCGGCCCTCTACTGTTGAACTGACCTGCGCCACACTGGTGAACCGCATCCCCGACCTCATCAATGCCGCCCCCGGGTACGTGACCACAGACCAGATGCCCGTAAACAGCTATCGGGTAAAGCCGCTGGACTATTACGTCAAAAAATAA
- a CDS encoding ABC transporter ATP-binding protein produces MCLLQLSDIRVSYGSVEVLHGINLRVEEGEIVTILGANGAGKSTTLLSISGLVRPTSGEILFEGQNLLRLPSHKVVGLGIAQSPEGRRVFGVMSVLENLRLGAFCIEDKARSERTLEWIFDLFPRLLERKDQLAGTLSGGEQQMLAIGRALMAEPRLLLLDEPSLGLAPLLVRSIFETVRAINKRGVTVLLVEQNARAALKLASRGYVLEVGNVVMEDKAQSLLNNASVREAYLGG; encoded by the coding sequence ATGTGCCTGTTGCAACTTTCTGACATACGGGTGAGCTACGGCAGCGTCGAGGTGCTGCACGGCATCAACCTGCGGGTGGAAGAGGGCGAGATAGTCACCATCCTCGGTGCTAACGGCGCGGGCAAAAGCACCACCCTGCTGTCCATCAGCGGGCTTGTGCGGCCTACTTCGGGCGAGATTCTTTTTGAAGGGCAAAACCTTCTGCGGCTGCCGAGCCACAAGGTGGTGGGGCTGGGTATTGCCCAGTCGCCCGAGGGGCGGCGCGTTTTTGGCGTTATGAGCGTGCTTGAGAATCTGCGATTGGGCGCTTTCTGCATTGAAGACAAGGCTCGCAGTGAGCGCACCCTGGAATGGATATTCGATCTTTTTCCGCGGCTGCTTGAGCGCAAAGACCAGCTTGCAGGCACGCTTTCGGGCGGCGAACAGCAGATGCTGGCCATTGGCCGCGCCTTGATGGCCGAGCCGCGCCTTTTGCTGCTTGATGAGCCTTCGCTGGGCCTGGCCCCGCTTTTGGTGCGTTCCATCTTTGAGACCGTGCGGGCCATCAACAAGCGTGGCGTCACCGTGCTGCTGGTGGAACAGAACGCACGTGCGGCCCTCAAGCTGGCTTCGCGCGGCTATGTGCTGGAAGTGGGCAACGTGGTTATGGAAGACAAGGCCCAGAGCCTGCTGAACAATGCCAGCGTGCGGGAAGCCTATCTGGGCGGGTAG
- a CDS encoding ABC transporter ATP-binding protein — MSLLRLQEMTKVFGGLVAVNDLTFSVDAGSVVGLIGPNGAGKTTVFNCITGNYTPEKGRIFFDGEPIAGLKPHRVVELGIARTFQSIRLFGKLSVLENVLAGRHCRMKSGMMSCMLHLPWQRSEERAAVARCMEELRFVGLADNHAEAAGGLSYGNQRLLEIARALASDPRLLILDEPAGGMNDQETVALVDTIAAIRDRGITVLLIEHDMRLVMKICEKLVVLEHGTMIAQGEPEAVRRNPAVVEAYLGVEDEKW, encoded by the coding sequence ATGAGCCTTTTGCGCTTGCAGGAAATGACCAAGGTTTTTGGCGGTCTTGTGGCTGTCAACGATCTCACCTTCAGTGTTGACGCAGGCAGCGTTGTGGGCCTTATCGGTCCCAACGGGGCGGGCAAGACCACGGTATTCAACTGCATTACCGGCAACTATACGCCTGAAAAGGGCCGTATCTTCTTTGACGGCGAGCCTATTGCCGGACTCAAGCCCCATCGTGTTGTGGAACTTGGCATTGCTCGCACCTTTCAGAGCATACGGCTTTTCGGCAAACTTTCCGTTCTGGAAAATGTGCTTGCCGGGCGGCACTGCCGTATGAAGTCGGGCATGATGTCGTGCATGCTGCATCTGCCCTGGCAGCGCAGTGAAGAGCGGGCCGCCGTGGCGCGCTGCATGGAAGAACTGCGTTTTGTAGGCCTGGCCGATAACCATGCCGAAGCCGCCGGGGGACTTTCTTACGGCAACCAGCGGCTGCTTGAAATCGCCCGTGCGCTGGCATCAGACCCACGGCTGCTCATTCTGGACGAGCCTGCCGGTGGTATGAATGATCAGGAAACAGTGGCTCTTGTAGACACCATTGCGGCCATTCGCGACAGGGGGATTACGGTGCTGCTGATTGAGCATGACATGCGGCTGGTCATGAAAATATGTGAAAAACTGGTGGTGCTGGAGCACGGCACCATGATAGCCCAGGGCGAGCCGGAGGCCGTGCGCCGGAATCCGGCCGTGGTGGAAGCCTACCTGGGCGTAGAAGACGAGAAGTGGTAA
- a CDS encoding branched-chain amino acid ABC transporter permease — protein sequence MRTEPLRIAARVALAAVICVLPLISNAYWTDVCVSIGLYALLSLSLNVILGQAGIFHMGHAAFFAVGAYTTAILNTLCQWPIFWTMPVAGAVAAVFALLVARPIIHLRGDYLLIVTIGIVEIVRIALINDVFGLTGGANGIFGISRPRFFGFRIVKGIQFYYLVWGMVAVSLLLFYGLWHSRFGRALNYIKEDDVAAEGCGINVTHYKLMAFVLGAFWAGMAGTLYAAKMTTISPESFSFMESVIIFAVVILSGGSQIGVLISAFLFIGLPELLREFSNARMLIFGLAMMVMMVWRPQGLLPPRRRRYHVDALSGENAPQDAPGEGDSGTASGRPA from the coding sequence ATGAGAACAGAGCCTCTTCGTATCGCCGCCAGGGTTGCTCTGGCGGCGGTCATCTGTGTGCTGCCCCTGATCAGCAATGCCTACTGGACAGACGTGTGCGTGAGCATTGGCCTGTACGCGCTGCTTTCGCTTTCATTGAACGTGATTCTGGGCCAGGCGGGTATTTTTCATATGGGGCACGCGGCTTTTTTTGCCGTGGGCGCATATACCACCGCCATACTCAACACCCTGTGCCAGTGGCCCATATTCTGGACCATGCCCGTGGCCGGAGCCGTGGCCGCCGTATTTGCCCTGCTGGTGGCGCGCCCCATCATTCACCTGCGCGGCGACTATCTGCTTATCGTGACCATAGGCATTGTGGAAATTGTGCGCATTGCGCTCATCAACGATGTTTTCGGCCTTACCGGAGGGGCCAACGGCATTTTCGGCATCAGCCGCCCCAGGTTTTTCGGCTTCAGGATAGTAAAGGGCATACAGTTTTACTATCTGGTCTGGGGCATGGTGGCCGTGAGCCTGCTGCTTTTTTACGGCCTTTGGCATTCGCGTTTTGGCCGCGCCCTCAACTACATCAAGGAAGATGACGTGGCCGCCGAGGGCTGCGGCATCAACGTCACCCACTACAAGCTCATGGCTTTTGTGCTCGGAGCGTTCTGGGCGGGTATGGCGGGAACCCTGTATGCGGCCAAAATGACGACCATTTCACCGGAATCGTTCAGCTTTATGGAATCCGTCATTATTTTTGCCGTGGTCATCCTTTCGGGCGGCAGCCAGATAGGCGTGCTTATCAGCGCCTTTCTGTTCATCGGCCTGCCGGAACTGCTGCGGGAGTTTTCCAACGCGCGCATGCTTATTTTTGGTCTGGCCATGATGGTCATGATGGTCTGGCGGCCCCAGGGGCTTCTGCCCCCGCGCCGCCGCCGTTACCACGTGGATGCCCTTTCCGGAGAAAACGCCCCGCAGGATGCCCCGGGTGAGGGGGATAGCGGGACTGCCAGCGGGAGGCCCGCATGA
- a CDS encoding branched-chain amino acid ABC transporter permease — MEQFLQQLLNGLAVGGIYALVALGYTMVYGVLKLINFAHGDLFTIGAYLGLTLLVSCNLSGMLNPVVAVLAVFVMVALLVAIIGFLLERTAYRPLRNAGRLSAVVSALGASIFFQNAVMLIYGARFYVYPDYLRPDFTVHLFGLAVPGVRLLVIAASVILMLGLWAFIQRSRTGAAIRAVAIDPGAAQLMGINVDRIIGLVFLIGPGLGGAAGLMVGIYYGQIDFTMGWSYGLKAFTAAILGGIGNIPGAMIGGLLLGVIEALAAGYIAIAWKDAIAFFVLILILIIRPTGILGERTADKL; from the coding sequence ATGGAACAGTTTTTACAACAGCTTTTGAACGGCCTTGCCGTGGGGGGCATTTACGCCCTGGTGGCCTTGGGCTATACGATGGTGTACGGCGTGCTGAAGCTCATCAACTTCGCGCACGGCGACCTGTTCACCATCGGGGCCTATCTTGGGCTGACCCTGCTGGTCAGCTGCAATCTCTCGGGCATGCTCAATCCTGTGGTGGCCGTGCTGGCCGTTTTTGTCATGGTGGCCCTGCTGGTGGCCATCATCGGTTTTCTGCTTGAGCGTACGGCCTATCGGCCCCTGCGCAATGCGGGCCGCCTTTCTGCCGTGGTTTCGGCCCTCGGGGCCTCCATATTTTTTCAAAACGCCGTCATGCTCATCTATGGCGCGCGCTTTTATGTTTATCCGGACTATCTCAGACCCGACTTTACCGTGCATCTTTTCGGCCTGGCCGTACCTGGCGTGCGTCTTCTGGTCATTGCCGCCAGCGTGATACTCATGCTCGGCCTCTGGGCCTTTATCCAGCGTTCGCGCACCGGCGCGGCCATCCGCGCGGTAGCCATCGATCCCGGCGCGGCCCAGCTTATGGGCATCAACGTGGACCGTATTATCGGCCTGGTTTTTCTTATCGGGCCGGGCCTCGGCGGAGCCGCCGGGCTTATGGTGGGCATCTACTACGGGCAGATAGACTTTACCATGGGCTGGAGCTACGGGCTTAAGGCCTTTACCGCAGCCATTCTGGGCGGCATCGGCAATATTCCCGGCGCCATGATCGGCGGGTTGCTGCTCGGCGTGATCGAAGCCCTGGCCGCCGGCTACATCGCCATTGCCTGGAAGGACGCCATCGCCTTCTTTGTGCTCATTCTTATCCTCATCATCCGTCCCACCGGCATTCTGGGCGAGCGCACGGCGGACAAGCTATGA
- a CDS encoding branched-chain amino acid ABC transporter substrate-binding protein, with amino-acid sequence MKALGRLLGALALTLLVPMTALAGDIKVGLMCPLTGKWASEGQDMKNIVSLLADEVNAKGGINGRQIKVVVEDDAGDPRTAALAAQKLASAGVVAVIGTYGSAVTEASQNILDEAGLVQIGTGSTSVRLTEKGLPLFFRTCPRDDAQGRAAADAVIKGDYKAVAILHDNSSYAKGLAEETRAALKKDGVKVVFYDALTPGERDYTAILTKLKAAGPDLVFFTGYYPETGMLLRQKKEMGWPVPMMGGDAANHQDLVKIAGNEAAEGYFFISPPLPQDMDTAEARSFLESFKARYDAVPVSVWAVLAGDAFKVIEAALAAGNDKPESMAAWLKNLKDMPGLSGSLGFDAKGDRVGEFYRTYTVNDKGVFVLQPK; translated from the coding sequence ATGAAAGCACTTGGTCGTTTGCTTGGGGCGCTGGCCCTTACCCTGCTGGTGCCTATGACGGCTCTGGCCGGTGACATCAAGGTCGGTCTCATGTGCCCGTTGACGGGCAAATGGGCTTCCGAAGGTCAGGACATGAAGAATATCGTCAGCCTGCTGGCTGATGAAGTGAACGCCAAAGGCGGCATCAATGGCCGCCAGATCAAGGTTGTGGTGGAAGACGACGCGGGCGACCCGCGCACCGCTGCCCTTGCCGCGCAAAAGCTCGCCTCAGCGGGTGTGGTGGCTGTTATCGGTACCTACGGCTCGGCCGTAACCGAAGCCAGCCAGAATATTCTGGACGAAGCCGGACTGGTACAGATCGGCACGGGTTCTACCAGTGTGCGACTGACGGAAAAGGGCCTGCCGCTCTTCTTCCGTACTTGCCCGCGTGACGACGCCCAGGGCCGCGCGGCGGCCGATGCCGTCATCAAGGGCGATTACAAGGCCGTGGCGATTCTGCACGACAATTCCTCTTACGCCAAGGGCCTGGCCGAAGAAACCAGGGCCGCCCTGAAAAAAGACGGCGTAAAGGTGGTTTTTTATGACGCCCTCACCCCCGGAGAGCGCGATTACACGGCTATTCTGACCAAGCTCAAGGCTGCTGGTCCCGATCTTGTGTTCTTTACCGGCTACTACCCTGAAACGGGCATGCTGCTGCGCCAGAAAAAGGAAATGGGCTGGCCCGTGCCCATGATGGGCGGCGATGCCGCCAACCATCAGGATCTGGTGAAAATAGCGGGCAACGAGGCGGCCGAAGGCTACTTCTTTATCAGCCCGCCCCTGCCGCAGGATATGGACACCGCTGAAGCCCGGTCTTTCCTTGAATCCTTCAAGGCCAGGTATGATGCTGTGCCTGTTTCCGTGTGGGCCGTGCTGGCGGGCGACGCCTTCAAGGTGATTGAGGCCGCGCTGGCCGCAGGCAACGACAAGCCCGAAAGCATGGCCGCGTGGCTCAAGAATCTCAAGGATATGCCGGGGCTTTCCGGCAGCCTGGGTTTTGACGCCAAGGGCGACCGCGTGGGCGAATTCTATCGTACCTATACGGTCAACGATAAGGGCGTATTTGTCTTGCAGCCCAAGTAA
- a CDS encoding amylo-alpha-1,6-glucosidase has translation MRFSFDKAACQNTRRALRKEWLLTNGLGDYAGSTILCCNTRKYHGLLTVNTPHGRHVLLSALEESIVGGGREFPLSTRQHPDTLYPHGHDYLEAFRLDHWPRCVYRVGDVHLCREILLVQGQSRLAIRWSIRGPAHVPALTLRLRPLLAYRSFHKLTHANAHLRSAATLLPDGFSISPYEGLPSLYIQCRADAEHTFTPQPDWCYNVEYLEERERGFAYSEDLFMPGTLDVPLPPLSGGNACVYLTAGTAVCDGDMRKLWEDAERTRDHSRKNGDGLSGHLARTGQQFCITSPEGRPEVLAGYHWFDAWGRDTLISLPGLTFHAGRTDFGLRVLADMGNHVIDGLIPNMFSPTGDHAYNSVDAALWYAFALQSCLESGAEHLVWLREHAWHALKAVISGYRAGAGKARRLDIRVDDEGLLHAGNAHSQLTWMDARVDGRPVTPRQGCPVEINALWYNTLAFADQLAARFGEAPLTGHEALRRMRTAFLQRFWVPHGGGYLGDVWRDGRLDTAVRPNQIFAVSLPHAILAEDCQAQVVECVRNKLLTPYGLRTLAPDDPHYKGRYDGGTAERDGAYHQGTVWPWLLGHYADALLRTAWDVDGAVMALLDTLTPLYCDHLAQAGLASISEVFDGSPPYKPNGCIAQAWSVAECLRLLLHLQKAAPAVYRRWHQLAAHRMSHPVIGDTAGICRISMATGGGREHAPARQKDTEPATTATDRKY, from the coding sequence ATGCGGTTCAGCTTTGACAAGGCTGCCTGCCAGAATACCCGCAGGGCGCTGCGCAAGGAGTGGCTGCTCACCAACGGTCTTGGCGACTATGCGGGTAGCACCATACTGTGCTGCAATACGCGCAAGTATCACGGCCTGCTTACTGTCAACACGCCTCACGGCCGCCATGTGCTGCTCTCTGCCCTTGAAGAATCCATTGTGGGCGGGGGCCGGGAGTTTCCGCTTTCCACCCGCCAGCACCCCGACACGCTCTACCCTCACGGACATGATTATCTGGAGGCCTTCAGGCTGGACCACTGGCCCAGATGCGTCTACCGCGTGGGCGATGTGCATCTGTGCCGCGAAATCCTGCTTGTGCAAGGCCAGAGCCGCCTGGCCATACGCTGGAGCATACGCGGCCCGGCACACGTGCCTGCCCTGACCCTGCGCCTGCGCCCCCTGCTGGCCTACCGCAGCTTTCACAAGCTCACCCATGCCAACGCGCATCTGCGCTCGGCCGCCACGCTGCTGCCCGACGGCTTCAGCATCAGTCCTTACGAAGGGCTGCCCTCCCTCTACATCCAGTGCCGCGCCGATGCGGAACATACCTTCACGCCGCAGCCGGACTGGTGCTACAATGTGGAATACCTTGAAGAGCGCGAACGCGGCTTTGCCTACAGTGAAGACCTTTTCATGCCCGGCACGCTTGATGTGCCCCTGCCGCCGTTGTCCGGCGGCAACGCCTGCGTATATCTGACGGCCGGAACCGCCGTCTGCGACGGGGATATGCGCAAACTGTGGGAAGATGCCGAACGCACCCGTGATCACAGCCGCAAAAATGGTGACGGCCTGTCCGGGCATCTGGCCCGCACCGGCCAGCAGTTCTGCATCACCTCCCCGGAGGGGCGACCCGAGGTGCTTGCGGGCTACCACTGGTTTGACGCCTGGGGGCGCGACACCCTCATCAGCCTGCCCGGCCTGACATTTCATGCCGGCCGGACGGATTTCGGCCTGCGTGTTCTGGCGGATATGGGCAATCACGTCATAGACGGGCTTATTCCCAACATGTTCTCCCCCACGGGCGACCATGCCTATAATTCCGTAGACGCGGCCCTGTGGTACGCCTTTGCCCTGCAAAGCTGCCTTGAGTCCGGTGCGGAGCATCTTGTATGGCTGCGTGAACATGCCTGGCACGCGCTCAAAGCCGTTATTTCCGGTTACCGTGCGGGGGCGGGCAAAGCCCGGCGGCTGGACATCCGCGTGGATGACGAGGGCCTGCTGCATGCGGGCAACGCCCACAGCCAGCTCACCTGGATGGACGCCCGCGTGGACGGCCGCCCCGTAACCCCAAGGCAGGGCTGCCCTGTAGAGATCAACGCCCTGTGGTACAATACCCTGGCTTTTGCCGACCAGCTCGCCGCCCGCTTCGGCGAAGCCCCCCTTACAGGACATGAAGCCCTGCGGCGCATGCGTACGGCGTTTTTACAGCGTTTCTGGGTTCCCCACGGCGGGGGCTACCTTGGCGACGTATGGCGCGATGGCAGGCTGGATACCGCCGTACGGCCCAACCAGATTTTCGCCGTATCCCTGCCGCACGCCATACTGGCCGAAGACTGTCAGGCCCAGGTGGTGGAATGCGTGCGCAACAAGCTCCTCACACCCTACGGCCTGCGTACCCTGGCCCCCGACGATCCCCACTACAAGGGGCGCTATGACGGCGGCACGGCCGAGCGTGACGGAGCCTATCACCAGGGCACGGTCTGGCCCTGGCTTCTGGGCCACTATGCCGATGCCCTGCTGCGCACGGCCTGGGATGTGGACGGCGCGGTCATGGCCCTGCTGGACACCCTTACGCCGCTGTACTGCGACCACCTTGCCCAGGCAGGGCTGGCGAGTATTTCTGAAGTTTTTGACGGCTCACCGCCCTACAAGCCCAACGGCTGCATTGCGCAGGCCTGGAGCGTGGCCGAATGCCTGCGGCTGTTACTGCACCTGCAAAAAGCGGCGCCCGCCGTATACCGGCGCTGGCACCAACTAGCGGCCCATCGCATGAGCCACCCCGTTATCGGCGACACGGCGGGCATCTGCCGCATCAGCATGGCTACGGGCGGCGGCAGGGAGCACGCCCCTGCCCGGCAGAAAGACACCGAACCTGCAACTACGGCCACAGACCGCAAGTATTGA
- a CDS encoding glycosyltransferase family 4 protein — protein MRVLMFGWEFPPHISGGLGTACFGMTQALARKGAEIIFVLPRIDSDVEQEGFLRLRPASGTPITEDLARRMEPTQYEHKVVWPGGVRCMPVDSPLMPYLTPHEYVRALGRHDVHESAGPAGLSVPPAPAASKMRGPRRKTFTYTLHGGYGPDLMREVLRYGRLAAALAARENFDVIHAHDWMTYPAGMLAKNITGKPLVVHIHATEYDRSGDSINEQVAGVERAGMLAADVVVAVSRLTRKTVIERYGIPPEKVLVVHNAVARHEARRRYPVPPRIRHEKRVLFLGRVTFQKGPEYFMEAARLVLQKIPEARFFMAGSGDMLPRLIRRAGQLRMGSRFHFAGFLRGEEVDRMFALSDLYVMPSVSEPFGITPLEAMLYDVPVLLSRQSGVSEVLEHALKADFWDTRDMADKICAVLRYPCLAAELVKNCHEEMKSIRWENAADQLLVIYRNVQGGH, from the coding sequence ATGCGAGTTCTTATGTTCGGCTGGGAATTTCCTCCCCATATCAGCGGCGGCCTTGGCACCGCCTGCTTTGGCATGACCCAGGCCCTGGCCCGTAAAGGGGCGGAAATCATCTTTGTACTGCCCCGTATCGACAGTGACGTGGAACAAGAGGGCTTTCTGCGTTTACGCCCGGCTTCGGGCACACCCATTACCGAAGATCTGGCCCGGCGCATGGAGCCTACGCAGTATGAGCACAAGGTGGTATGGCCCGGCGGCGTTCGCTGCATGCCAGTAGACAGCCCCCTCATGCCCTACCTGACGCCGCACGAGTATGTGCGTGCCCTGGGCCGCCACGATGTGCATGAAAGCGCCGGGCCTGCCGGCCTTTCCGTTCCGCCCGCGCCTGCCGCCTCAAAAATGCGCGGCCCACGCCGAAAAACCTTTACCTATACCCTGCACGGCGGCTACGGGCCTGACCTCATGCGCGAAGTGCTGCGCTACGGCCGCCTGGCCGCAGCCCTGGCCGCCCGTGAAAATTTTGACGTTATCCACGCCCACGACTGGATGACCTACCCCGCGGGCATGCTGGCAAAAAACATCACGGGCAAGCCCCTTGTGGTTCACATCCATGCCACGGAATACGACCGCAGCGGAGACAGTATCAATGAACAGGTGGCGGGCGTTGAGCGCGCAGGCATGCTGGCCGCCGATGTTGTGGTAGCCGTGAGCCGCCTCACCCGCAAGACCGTTATAGAGCGTTACGGCATCCCCCCGGAAAAGGTGCTGGTGGTGCACAATGCCGTAGCCCGGCACGAGGCGCGGCGGCGCTATCCTGTTCCCCCGCGCATCCGGCATGAAAAACGCGTGCTCTTTCTGGGCCGTGTAACCTTTCAGAAAGGACCGGAATACTTCATGGAAGCAGCGCGCCTTGTGCTGCAAAAGATTCCTGAGGCCCGCTTTTTCATGGCGGGCAGCGGCGACATGCTGCCCCGGCTCATCCGCCGGGCGGGCCAGTTGCGCATGGGTAGCCGCTTTCATTTCGCGGGCTTTCTGCGCGGCGAAGAAGTGGACCGCATGTTTGCCCTGAGCGACCTGTACGTCATGCCCTCGGTTTCCGAACCGTTCGGCATCACGCCGCTTGAGGCCATGCTTTATGATGTGCCCGTGCTGCTTTCGCGCCAGTCCGGCGTATCGGAAGTACTGGAGCACGCCCTCAAGGCCGACTTCTGGGACACACGCGACATGGCCGACAAAATCTGCGCCGTGCTGCGCTACCCCTGCCTTGCCGCCGAACTGGTGAAAAACTGCCACGAAGAAATGAAGTCCATCCGCTGGGAAAACGCCGCCGACCAGTTGCTGGTCATTTACCGCAACGTACAGGGAGGTCACTGA
- a CDS encoding glycoside hydrolase family 57 protein, with translation MPALCFCYEVHEPYQLRRYTVFDMGQNSIYEDDDHNCEALLRAARLCYLPANELMLRLIRRYDGAFRLSFSISGVALDLFEQYTPEVLESFTALARTGCVEFVAETAPHSLAFLYSRQDFDRQVREQSARLEHLFGVKPVTFKNTECVYNNDLAAAVAGHGFRAVLAEGADHVLGWRSANYLYRPASAPGLALLLRNAGLSGDVGLRFSDHSWPAWPLRAETFAAWCHGLEGSADIINIFNDYHVFGLRHDKESGIFDFMEALPGALLAHEEFSFTTPALAAENLRPVGEVDVPQFMSWEDEGRDLTAWLGNDMQKDAIHALYAMGPRTAACNSALRRDFDRLQTADHFRHMSTKWFSNEAPDRPSPFASPYDAYITYMNVLADFELRLKADESARATAAAAGKPADAAPVAKARGRVGADAARNNGTKPAVKNAGSPAPRRGGKSPAEIQDANSADTRAAGSKKTGTTRANQEKKPATLRKSRKNA, from the coding sequence ATGCCAGCCCTCTGCTTCTGCTATGAGGTTCACGAACCTTACCAGCTGCGCCGCTATACCGTCTTTGACATGGGTCAGAACTCCATCTACGAGGACGACGACCATAACTGCGAAGCCCTCCTGCGTGCGGCCCGCCTGTGCTATCTGCCCGCCAACGAGCTTATGCTCAGGCTCATCCGCCGCTACGACGGCGCCTTTCGCCTGTCCTTTTCCATTTCCGGTGTCGCCCTTGACCTTTTCGAGCAATACACCCCCGAGGTGCTGGAAAGCTTCACGGCGCTGGCCCGCACGGGCTGCGTGGAGTTTGTGGCCGAAACCGCGCCGCACTCACTGGCCTTTCTCTACTCCAGACAGGACTTTGACCGGCAGGTACGGGAACAGTCCGCCCGTCTTGAACATCTTTTCGGCGTAAAGCCGGTGACGTTCAAAAATACCGAGTGCGTTTACAATAACGATCTGGCCGCCGCCGTGGCGGGACACGGCTTCAGGGCTGTGCTGGCCGAAGGAGCCGACCATGTGCTCGGCTGGCGCAGCGCCAACTATCTTTACCGCCCGGCGAGCGCTCCGGGGCTTGCACTGCTGTTGCGCAACGCGGGGCTTTCCGGCGATGTGGGCCTGCGTTTTTCAGACCACAGTTGGCCTGCATGGCCTCTCAGGGCCGAAACATTCGCCGCATGGTGCCACGGCCTTGAAGGGTCGGCGGACATCATAAATATCTTCAATGATTATCATGTGTTCGGACTTCGTCACGATAAAGAATCGGGCATTTTCGATTTTATGGAGGCCCTGCCCGGTGCTCTGCTGGCCCACGAAGAATTCAGCTTTACCACCCCGGCTCTGGCCGCAGAAAATCTCAGGCCCGTGGGCGAGGTGGACGTGCCGCAGTTCATGTCCTGGGAAGATGAAGGGCGCGACCTCACAGCATGGCTCGGCAACGACATGCAGAAGGACGCCATACACGCGCTCTACGCCATGGGACCCCGAACAGCCGCTTGCAACAGCGCACTCAGGCGCGACTTTGACCGCCTTCAGACCGCCGACCACTTTCGGCATATGTCGACCAAATGGTTTTCCAACGAGGCCCCCGACAGGCCCAGCCCCTTTGCCAGCCCGTATGATGCCTACATCACCTATATGAATGTGCTCGCCGATTTTGAGCTGCGCCTCAAGGCAGACGAAAGCGCACGGGCAACGGCAGCCGCTGCGGGCAAGCCCGCGGACGCAGCCCCTGTGGCAAAGGCCAGAGGCAGGGTCGGCGCAGACGCGGCCCGAAATAACGGTACAAAGCCCGCCGTCAAGAACGCAGGCTCCCCCGCGCCCCGGCGCGGCGGAAAATCCCCTGCCGAAATACAGGACGCAAACTCGGCAGACACGCGGGCAGCAGGCAGTAAAAAAACCGGAACCACCCGTGCAAACCAAGAAAAAAAGCCCGCCACGCTGCGCAAAAGCCGCAAAAATGCATGA